TATCGAATCCAAATCAGCTTGTATGCCAAAGCAATCGAACAGGTATGGAAGCAGCCAGTAGAAGAGAAATACCTATATTTCTTCGACGGCGGCCATCTGCTTGAATTAGACTAACTATAATATGATGTTAAAAACCGGTGGGATGTGAATAATAATCCTGCCGGTTTTTTTTTGCCAGAGTGCATTGGTGCCCTAAAAAGCAGAAATTCAGAAAAAGCGGTAACCAATGGAGCGTATTGGTGCCCTGAAAAACAGAAATTCTGGAAAAGAGGTAACCAATGGAGCGTATTGGTGCCTTAAAAAGCAGAAATTCTGGAAAAGAGGTAACCAATGGAGCGTATTGGTGCCTTAAAAAGCAGAAATTCAGAAAAAGAGGTAACCAATAGAGCGTATTGGTGCCCTGAAAAACAGAAATTCTGGAAAATAGGTAACCAAGAAAGCTAATTGTTGTCCAAAAATGCAAACGACGAAATTTTGGTCGCAGCTATGCGATTGCGATTACAAAAATGGGTATGGGAAAAATGACTTCATTTTCTTACAGGGGAGGGATCACCCGAGTGGCAAAGAAAAAGCAATCCGGCACATGTGAATTATGCGGCAGGGAAGAGGTGGAGGTGACCATACACCATCTGGTTCCTAAAGAAATGGGTGGCACTTTCATGGCGACAGCCAATCTATGTATCCCGTGCCATAAACAGATTCATGCTCTGTTCACGAATGAAGAGCTGGCATCGGGATTGAACACGATTGACCGTCTGCGTTCGCATCCAGATTTGCAGAAGTTTTTGAAATGGATAAAAAAACAGCCTTCTACAAGGCTGCCGAAAATATCAAAATCGAATGCGCGAAAACGGAATAAACGCTAGTTATTACCTGCTATCGGCTGGTCAATCAAGTTGGCATCAAGGACATTGCTGGCACTTAATCCGTTATTTGTCACAATGAATCCGCCAGTGTTGAATCCTCCCTGACCAGCGACTGTTTTTGAACTGCTTTTTGGCGAGATGAACAGCGTGTCGCCAAACTGTACCGTCCCGCCGCCTACATTCAATATTTGCACAGGACCTATTATTGCTGGCATTGAAAACATCCTTTTCTGCTTTGTTTTAACCTTTTTTCCATTGTTGCTTATGAATGCTTAAGACCTAAAGCTTCTCATCAAATCTACCTATCTTCCCCATTCAACATGTTATTCCTCGGCAAAAGCTGGCGTATATGCTTTACACGGGCCTCCATGGCAATATTGGAACTGTTTCCAAGGTGCACTACAGACGAAGATGAGGCTCCCAGAATATCAATGTTCCGAACCTTCAATACAGGGTTGAGGTTGTGGGTTGAGAAAACTACATTTTCTTCAACTGCTGGTTGAAAAGGAATTGTTTCAGAAAAAATCGGGAATGCTGCGAAGTTGCCTTCATTATCCAAAAATATCTCTGCCTCTCTTTGGACGGCCAGCGCCCTGGACAATGCCTGAATTTGCTCTGAGTCACCAATCTGTAAGATCGAGGAGAAGGATACCGCGTCAATTTTTATTTGGTCAACACAGGATATTCTCTGTAGCATAGCGATCACGATATATCCGGCGTCAGCGGGACAAATGGCCCGACAATCAACGATTCTGCCGGTGTATCAAAGGTTGCTGCCAGCTGGATCGTATCTGCATCACCAACCATTAGCAGCGAGGAACTCGAAACACCTATGATCCTTATGTCGCCGACGCAAATATCACGGTTATAAACTTGGAAATTCATTATGAACGTCCTTCCTTTACATTATCAGGCAGGTTTTTCAAGAACAGGAACACTCCATTCTGGATTTCCTGCTTAAGGAGATCAATCACCCGTTCGTTCAGCTCAGGGCTCAGTTCCGTGCCTCTTTCACCTGATGATTGCTCCTGTAAATGCTGAGCTGCTCTGCCAGACAACTGTTTTTTAATATCATTTTTTATGAACTCGAAATAAGAATCATCTACACTGATTCCCAGCTCCGCCTGGGCCCCCCGGTAAATGTTCTCCAAATCAGTTTCCAAATATTTGTTCAGTGCTGTTTCGATCTCAATGGTCCTTTTAAATAACTGCTTTGGAGGAATCGGCACATTTACAGATTTTTGATCAACGGTAAAATCGTCGATTCCATCCAAATCTGTTGGGTTTAGACCAATATTCAAGGTTCCCTCAAGGGTTTCCACTTTTAACTGGTCGAACTTATACTCAATATTCCCTATTTGAACCGGAGGCCGCTCCTTCAGTGCAGCAATTTCCTGCTGCAGTTCCGAAATCATTTTCTCCAATCTTGCAGTCTTTCTGCTCTGGTGCTCCACATATAAATGCAGCTTCTTTATATATTGATAAAATTCCGCATCCAAAATGAATCACCTCGATTTCACCGATTTTTAATACACATCCCTAATTGCGTCGAACCGGGGCCTGCAATGGAACGGCAGGAGCTTCAAGTGTACCGCCTTGCATATCCCCCATGCCAGTTGAGATTTCTGTGGGGTGGACCGCTTCTGGCGCAGGAGCTGTAAATCCACCGGTGTTATAAAGGTAGGAAACTGGCTTGATCATTCCTGCACTTCCAATTTGCAGAACAGAAGAGTTCGTGATTCCATCTATCCTCAGAAGGTTGATATTGATTGATTGCTGTATAAAAAAATTCATCAGACTCACCCACATTATATATTCAGATAATTTCCTTGATCGACGGCATCTGGATCATAGGTATTTGTTGAGCTTTGGTTATTGTAAACGGTCAATCCATCTCCGGTATTGAATGAACCTGCTCCAGAAAAGGTTTTTGCATTGGAAATCGGGCTGATTTTATAAACATCGCCAATATGGAAGACGGAGCTGTTCCCCAGGGAAATGACCTGTGCGACTCCAACGATTGCTGGCATTTGCAACACCCTTTAAAAAGATTTCTTTATTATCCTATGTGCCCAGATGAAGAATGTGATTAAAATGCCTATTGTGTTTATAAGGGCCTTTCCAGAAAAATTTCATACAAGCGGCAAACCACCATATAGAAAAAAGATCCTTCCGTCTTGCAAAAAAAACATGTTATATAACAGTTAAAAAGTTATATAACAGGAAGAGTAATATGATAATATATTTATATATTTAGAATTATAAAATTATTCTGGAGGAGGCAGATTATGAACGTTCCATTGGTGTTGAACCAGTTTCTCGATCGTGCAGTGTCGCTTTACGGCAGTAAAAAAGCCATTTTTTCTGAGGATAGAGAACTTACATATTCTGAGTTGAACGATAGGGTGAACAGGCTGTCCGATGGTTTAAGAAAAATGGGAGTAAACAAGGGCGACCGGATTGCCTATCTTGCACCAAATTCAATTGAAATGCTTGAAGGTTTCTATGGAGTATTCCAGCTGGGCGCAGTCATGGTCCCATTGAATATTCGTCTGAAACCTGATGATTATTTGTTCATCCTTAATCACAGTGAGTCGAAGGTTTTATTTGTGGACCAGGACTTATATCATCTGATTCAGCCGATTAAGGATCAGCTCGAGAGCGTACAACACATTATTGTCCATTACAAGGATGATAGCCTGGGTGAAACTGGTTATGATGAATGGCTATCACAGCAATCTGATGAGACGTTCAAACGTGAAGAGCTTGATGAAAATGATGTCTGCAGCCTTCTGTATACAAGCGGTACGACTGGGAATCCAAAGGGAGTCATGCTGACGCACCGGAATAATTACCTTCATGCCTTGAGCACAATGCATCATCTGCGCGTCAGCGACGAGGATGTCCTGCTGCATGTCCTGCCGATGTTCCATGTTAATGGATGGGGATCGCCATTTTATTACACAGCGAACGGCGCTTCGCAGGTATGCCTGCGGAAGACGACGCCCGAGACAATTTTCAACGCGCTGGAAAAACATAAAGTCAGTGTCATGCACATGGCTCCAACAGTATTGAATGCACTGCTTCAGTTTTATGAAAAAAATGTCCCGAGTATCGAACAGCAGGTTCGGGTGGTCATTGCCGGTTCTGCTCCGCCGCCAGCATTCGTCACCCGGGTTGAAAAAGAACTTGGCTGGGAATTCATCCAGGTATACGGAATGACAGAATCCTCGCCATTAAGCACGATTTCAACAGTAAGGTCGCATTTGAAGCAGCTGCCTTTGAATGAACAATATCGAATGAAAGCAAAAGCAGGCATATCCATGATTGGCTGCCAGGTGAAGGTTGTCAATGATTTTGGCGAAGAGGTTGGACATAACGGCAAGGAAATAGGGGAAGTCATCACCCGAAGCAATGGAGTCATGAAAGGCTACTGGAAAAACGACGAAGCAACGATGGAAACAATCCGTAATGGCTGGCTCCATACCGGGGACATGGCGACGGTCGATGAATATGGCAATATCGACATCGTTGACCGCAAGAAAGACGTCATCATCAGTGGCGGAGAAAATATCTCCTCCATCGAAGTCGAGGGAGTATTATATGATCATCCGGCAGTCCTGGAAGCAGCAGTCATTGCAGTCCCTCACGAAAAGTGGGGGGAGACTCCTCATGCCTATATTGTACTCCGTGAGAATGAGCAGGTCACAGAACAGGACCTCATTACATTTTCAAGAGAAAAACTTGCCCATTTCAAAGCCATAACCGGAGTAACTTTTGTAAAAGAACTGCCGAAAACAGCTTCCGGAAAAATCCAGAAGGTCCATTTGCGGAATGAATACTGGGAGGCAAATGGCAAGACTGGAAGATTTGTAAACTAATAGCACAGGGGGACAGCACTTTGTGGCGTCCCTTTTTCTTGCGGGAAATCCAGCTGCAGCGGGCGTTCCTTTGTTACCTTTGGCATATTGTTATGTTGTGTGATATACATAGATTAGATGTAAACTCTTGGATGGAATGAGGGGGAAGATGGAGATTAACAGACAGCTGTCTGGCAAAAGAGTTGTTTCGATTGACCGGATGCGAGGCTTTTCATTATTGGGGATTTTTCTGGTGAACATGATTTCATTTCATTCTCCTTATTTCTATATCGATCCAGAAACATGGTGGGATGGAAGCATTAATCTTTTTACATACCGTTTCATTGACCTATTTATCCAGGCAAGCTTTTACCCCTTGTTTTCAATGCTGTTTGGGTATGGGCTCGTAATTTTAAGAGAACGTACACTGGCAAAAGGTCTGAACTTCAAACCTCTCGCACTAAGGAGACTCTCAATCCTAATGTTGATTGGGTTCATCCATGCATTCTTGATATGGCCAGGTGATATCCTCATCACCTATGCAGTATGCGGTTTTGCCTTCTTGCTTTTCATTGGCTGGAGTGCCAAAAAGCTTTTCATTGCTGGATTAAGCTTATACATAGTTCCTAATCTTCTCTTGTTGTTGATGCTCGGTGCAGCATCAGCAATCGACAGCGGAAGCGGATTTTCGATGTATGATGGACAGGCTGCGGAACAGTCCATAACAATCTATCAAACTGGAAGCTTTGGCGAAGTGACTGCGCACAGAATATCCGAATGGTATAAAAACAATAACCTGGTGGGACTATTTTTATATTTGGTCACAATTCTTCCCTTGTTCATGATTGGAGCTGGAGCAGCTAAAATCAAACTGTTTGAAAATGTACGAGAGAAAAGAGGGAAAATCGCCATGGCTGCGGCTGTATTCGCAACCCTTGGCTTGTTGATAAAAGCAATTCCGTACCTCTATGCTAAAACTTTGATGACGGATTATGCGCAGGATGTTTTTGGCGGTGCGATGGTTGCGATGGCGTATGCACTGATCATTGCTCTTCTTTCCGAAGTTAAGCATTTTGACAGATTGCTTTATCCGCTGGAGGCTGCCGGAAGGCTCTCCATCAGTAATTATCTATTTCAGTCTGTCGTTTCGACACTGATCTTTTATAGTTATGGATTAGGATACTATGGAGAGTGGTCCATTTTTTCAGGAACCATGCTTGTGCTAGTCATCTACGTAATTCAACTGGCATTTAGCAGCTGGTATATTAAAAGGTTTCACTACGGACCTGTCGAATGGCTATGGCGAGTTGGCACACATTTGAAAAAACAGCCTTTTAAAAAGGGAGAAGCTTGATGAAGAAGATTATTATCATTGGCTGCGGAGGTGCAGGGAAGTCGACACTTGCCCGGAAGCTGGGGGGAATCCTTAACATTCAGGTCTATCATCTTGATGCTATGTTCTGGAAACCAGGCTGGGTGATAACGGCAAAAGGTGAGTGGGAAACACTCATCAAGCAAGTGATCGAGAAAGATTCCTGGATCCTGGATGGCAACTACGGCAGCACGATGGATTTGAGGGCAAATGCAGCGGACACGATCATCTTCCTTGATTACTCTACTCCAAGGTGCCTGTATGGAGTTTTCAAAAGAAGAATCATGTATCACGGCAGGACTAGGCCGGATATGAATGAAGGCTGTCCGGAAAGACTCGATTGGGATTTTATCAAATGGATCGCAAAATACAAGCGTGAAAAAGCTCCTGGCATTATTAGCATGTTAGAAGAATTCAAGCTTCAGGGAAAAAAGATATACCATTTTACAAATCCGCGTGAAACAGAGAAATTCATAGAAGAGCAATTAATTAAAGGGAGGGCGTTAACATGAAATTTGCTACATATAAAAATGAATCTGGTCAGTTTATCGGAATTGTTCATGCAGATGGCAGGCGCGTACTGCCGCTTTTGGAAGTCTATGAAAAAATGGGAGGTAAATCAGCACTCCCATCTTGCATGGCTGAAGCCATTTCGCTTGGAGACGTATTTTATCAGGAAGCGAAAAAAACCGTTCAATGGGTAAACGAGAACAATCTCGACAGCGAGCTTTACATCCCGCTTGATTCAGTAGCATTGCTAGCTCCAATTCCGCGCCCAGCAAAGAATATTTTCTGTGTGGGCAAGAATTACGCAGAGCATGCGATTGAAATGGGCAGCAAGGATGATATTCCTGAACATGTCATGGTATTCACAAAGGCACCTACCACAGTCATTTCCCACGGCCAAAATATCCAATCACATAGTGAATTGACAGAGCAATTGGACTATGAGGGCGAGTTGGCGGTCGTCATTGGCAAAAAAGGGATAGGGATCAAAAGGGAAGAGGCATTGGATTATGTGTTTGGCTATACAATCGTGAATGATGTGACAGCCCGCGATCTGCAGGCGAAGCATAAGCAATTTTTCATCGGCAAAAGCCTTGATACGACTTGTCCGATGGGACCATGGATTGTCCATAAATCAGCCATCGACAACCCGAACAATCTCGATATAAAAACAACAGTAAATGGGGAAGTACGACAGGATTCCAATACGGAGAACTTCATTTTCCCGGTAGAAGAGGTCATTGCAGTGCTCTCCCAGGGAATGACACTTGAGCCTGGGGATATTATTGCAACGGGAACACCAGCGGGCGTAGGCAAAGGGTTCAAGCCGCCGAGGTTCCTGAAGGATGGTGATGTAATCGAGATCACTGTCGAAGGGATCGGGGCTTTACAGAACAAGGTGGAAGGTTAACATAGCCTGGCCAGTTAATTTTAGTGTTTTCTGCGCCGATATGGTATGATGTTTTAGAATTAACTATTAGGAGGACGGGTACATGATCCATGCCCATATGACAGCCTGGTTTTTGGCTCTAGTTTTATTTTTCGTAGCACTTGGACTACATAAAAGCGGTAAGGAAAAGGGCGCGAAAATTGTCCAGATGGTCCTTAGATTGTTTTATGTGCTGATTCTATTGACTGGCTTCGGACTGCTTTTCAGCATTAACATCAACCTTATGTATGTATTGAAAGCAGCAGTAGGCTTGTGGGTGATCGCCATGCTGGAAATGATTTTAATCCGTACGAAAAAGAACGAAAAAGCGTCTATTTTGTGGATTCAATTCATTGTCGCAGTTCTGCTTGTATTGTATTTAGGTTTTTCACTTCCACTTGGAACATACTTGTTCTAATAATTTGTCGAAAGAAAGCTGTCTTCATAGGCAGCTTTTTTCTTTTTTTGTCATATCTTAACCCAAAGAAATGTGATAATTTAAGATGTAAGGGTTATTGGAGAAATATTATAATTGGAGAATGCAATGGCTACGACAAAAAGCTGCGTATACGAGGATGAGCGACAACTTAATAGCTTTATAGAGAGCAATTCATTCAAAGACCACCGCAACCTGCTGGTGCAAATCTTTTTCAATCAAAATGAAATACAAGACCTCCAGCATCTGGAGCGGAGGCTGAAAAAACAGCTGCCCGCCTCGACTGTGCTGTGTTGTGAAGCAGCATGCTGTTTAACTGAAGAAAAAAAATATATCCTCACTTTTACTGTTTTTGATAAACAAGAACTTAATCCTGTTATGCAGGATCAATACACAATCAATACATTGAACAATTTAGTCGAAGTCTCACAACAGGATATCCTGAACCTCAATGAAAGCCTCAAAGTGTCGGAGCAATACTACCGTTCGCTGTTTGATAACAATGGTGATTTTGTCTATTCAACCGATCTAGCAGGAAACTTCACAAGCATCAACCAGGCATTCATGAAAACCTTTGGCTATACAGAAGATGATCTTATTGGCAGGTCAGCCCTCGATTTTATCAAAGAAGAAGACGTGCACCGTGCCAAAATGCATTTCATTCAGGCACTTAAAGGTAAAGATCAGACATATACGATTGAAATACCAATCAAGAGCGGGGAAGCCCAGATTTTTCAAGTCAAAAATATACCCATAACGGTTAATGGAGCATGTGTGGGTACCTATGGAATAGGGCGGAATATCACGACACAGAAAAAGACAGAGGAAAAGATCATTCAACTGGCCTATTATGACCAGGATACGGGGTTGCCGAACAGAATGAGATTCACCGAACAGCTGGAAGAAATGATTCATAGGGCCAAGCATAAGAAGGAGCTTCTTGCTGTACTTGTCATTGATATCGACCGCTTCAAAATCATCAATGACAGTCTAGGGCATTATGCCGGAGATATTGTTTTGAAGGAACTGGCGGAGAGAATCCAGGATCGACTTCCGTCAGGAGCTTTTCTTGGCAGGTTCAGCGGGGATAAGTTCACCCTGCTGCTAACAGAGAATGTCAGCATCGATCAGACGACACGAATAGCGAGGGAACTGCAAAACCTTATTTCAATGCCTTTGTCTTATCAGAATCAGGAGTTCACGGTCACAGCGAGCATCGGGATCAGTTCATTCCCGGGTGATGGTCTTGATGAACAGGTCCTGTTGAAGAATGCTGATATTGCGATGAATCGTTCGAAAAATCAAGGCGGGAATAAGATTACTTACTTCTCAACCGGAATGAATGATCAGGCCATGGTCCGCCTTGAGCTTGAAAGCTATTTAAGGAAAGCTCTTCAAAAGGATGAATTCCATCTATGCTACCAGCCGCTTATGGACTTGAAGTCCGGTGAAATCACCTGTACAGAAGCCCTTATCCGCTGGCGGCATCCGCACCTTGGTCTGGTTTCGCCGGCACAGTTCATTCCTCTCGCAGAGGAAACAGGATTGATTGAGGAGATTGGGGCATGGGTGCTGACAACCGCATGTGTGCAGACAAAAGTATGGCAGCAGAATGGATTTCCGAATCTAGGTATTTCGGTGAATGTTTCAGCTTATCAATTCCAGCAGCATGCTTTTATTGGCCAGGTGATTAAAGCATTGGAGACATCCGGACTTGAACCAGGATACCTTTCCCTGGAACTGACAGAGAGTGCCATGCTGGAAGATATCGCCTATAGCATTTCG
The window above is part of the Mesobacillus jeotgali genome. Proteins encoded here:
- a CDS encoding HNH endonuclease, which produces MTSFSYRGGITRVAKKKQSGTCELCGREEVEVTIHHLVPKEMGGTFMATANLCIPCHKQIHALFTNEELASGLNTIDRLRSHPDLQKFLKWIKKQPSTRLPKISKSNARKRNKR
- a CDS encoding spore germination protein, with amino-acid sequence MPAIIGPVQILNVGGGTVQFGDTLFISPKSSSKTVAGQGGFNTGGFIVTNNGLSASNVLDANLIDQPIAGNN
- a CDS encoding spore germination protein GerPE, which encodes MLQRISCVDQIKIDAVSFSSILQIGDSEQIQALSRALAVQREAEIFLDNEGNFAAFPIFSETIPFQPAVEENVVFSTHNLNPVLKVRNIDILGASSSSVVHLGNSSNIAMEARVKHIRQLLPRNNMLNGEDR
- a CDS encoding spore gernimation protein GerPD → MNFQVYNRDICVGDIRIIGVSSSSLLMVGDADTIQLAATFDTPAESLIVGPFVPLTPDIS
- the gerPC gene encoding spore germination protein GerPC; this encodes MDAEFYQYIKKLHLYVEHQSRKTARLEKMISELQQEIAALKERPPVQIGNIEYKFDQLKVETLEGTLNIGLNPTDLDGIDDFTVDQKSVNVPIPPKQLFKRTIEIETALNKYLETDLENIYRGAQAELGISVDDSYFEFIKNDIKKQLSGRAAQHLQEQSSGERGTELSPELNERVIDLLKQEIQNGVFLFLKNLPDNVKEGRS
- a CDS encoding spore germination protein GerPB, which translates into the protein MNFFIQQSININLLRIDGITNSSVLQIGSAGMIKPVSYLYNTGGFTAPAPEAVHPTEISTGMGDMQGGTLEAPAVPLQAPVRRN
- a CDS encoding spore germination protein, with product MPAIVGVAQVISLGNSSVFHIGDVYKISPISNAKTFSGAGSFNTGDGLTVYNNQSSTNTYDPDAVDQGNYLNI
- a CDS encoding long-chain-fatty-acid--CoA ligase: MNVPLVLNQFLDRAVSLYGSKKAIFSEDRELTYSELNDRVNRLSDGLRKMGVNKGDRIAYLAPNSIEMLEGFYGVFQLGAVMVPLNIRLKPDDYLFILNHSESKVLFVDQDLYHLIQPIKDQLESVQHIIVHYKDDSLGETGYDEWLSQQSDETFKREELDENDVCSLLYTSGTTGNPKGVMLTHRNNYLHALSTMHHLRVSDEDVLLHVLPMFHVNGWGSPFYYTANGASQVCLRKTTPETIFNALEKHKVSVMHMAPTVLNALLQFYEKNVPSIEQQVRVVIAGSAPPPAFVTRVEKELGWEFIQVYGMTESSPLSTISTVRSHLKQLPLNEQYRMKAKAGISMIGCQVKVVNDFGEEVGHNGKEIGEVITRSNGVMKGYWKNDEATMETIRNGWLHTGDMATVDEYGNIDIVDRKKDVIISGGENISSIEVEGVLYDHPAVLEAAVIAVPHEKWGETPHAYIVLRENEQVTEQDLITFSREKLAHFKAITGVTFVKELPKTASGKIQKVHLRNEYWEANGKTGRFVN
- a CDS encoding DUF418 domain-containing protein, yielding MEINRQLSGKRVVSIDRMRGFSLLGIFLVNMISFHSPYFYIDPETWWDGSINLFTYRFIDLFIQASFYPLFSMLFGYGLVILRERTLAKGLNFKPLALRRLSILMLIGFIHAFLIWPGDILITYAVCGFAFLLFIGWSAKKLFIAGLSLYIVPNLLLLLMLGAASAIDSGSGFSMYDGQAAEQSITIYQTGSFGEVTAHRISEWYKNNNLVGLFLYLVTILPLFMIGAGAAKIKLFENVREKRGKIAMAAAVFATLGLLIKAIPYLYAKTLMTDYAQDVFGGAMVAMAYALIIALLSEVKHFDRLLYPLEAAGRLSISNYLFQSVVSTLIFYSYGLGYYGEWSIFSGTMLVLVIYVIQLAFSSWYIKRFHYGPVEWLWRVGTHLKKQPFKKGEA
- a CDS encoding DNA topology modulation protein, with the protein product MKKIIIIGCGGAGKSTLARKLGGILNIQVYHLDAMFWKPGWVITAKGEWETLIKQVIEKDSWILDGNYGSTMDLRANAADTIIFLDYSTPRCLYGVFKRRIMYHGRTRPDMNEGCPERLDWDFIKWIAKYKREKAPGIISMLEEFKLQGKKIYHFTNPRETEKFIEEQLIKGRALT
- a CDS encoding fumarylacetoacetate hydrolase family protein, which translates into the protein MKFATYKNESGQFIGIVHADGRRVLPLLEVYEKMGGKSALPSCMAEAISLGDVFYQEAKKTVQWVNENNLDSELYIPLDSVALLAPIPRPAKNIFCVGKNYAEHAIEMGSKDDIPEHVMVFTKAPTTVISHGQNIQSHSELTEQLDYEGELAVVIGKKGIGIKREEALDYVFGYTIVNDVTARDLQAKHKQFFIGKSLDTTCPMGPWIVHKSAIDNPNNLDIKTTVNGEVRQDSNTENFIFPVEEVIAVLSQGMTLEPGDIIATGTPAGVGKGFKPPRFLKDGDVIEITVEGIGALQNKVEG
- a CDS encoding YisL family protein; the encoded protein is MIHAHMTAWFLALVLFFVALGLHKSGKEKGAKIVQMVLRLFYVLILLTGFGLLFSININLMYVLKAAVGLWVIAMLEMILIRTKKNEKASILWIQFIVAVLLVLYLGFSLPLGTYLF
- a CDS encoding EAL domain-containing protein, which produces MATTKSCVYEDERQLNSFIESNSFKDHRNLLVQIFFNQNEIQDLQHLERRLKKQLPASTVLCCEAACCLTEEKKYILTFTVFDKQELNPVMQDQYTINTLNNLVEVSQQDILNLNESLKVSEQYYRSLFDNNGDFVYSTDLAGNFTSINQAFMKTFGYTEDDLIGRSALDFIKEEDVHRAKMHFIQALKGKDQTYTIEIPIKSGEAQIFQVKNIPITVNGACVGTYGIGRNITTQKKTEEKIIQLAYYDQDTGLPNRMRFTEQLEEMIHRAKHKKELLAVLVIDIDRFKIINDSLGHYAGDIVLKELAERIQDRLPSGAFLGRFSGDKFTLLLTENVSIDQTTRIARELQNLISMPLSYQNQEFTVTASIGISSFPGDGLDEQVLLKNADIAMNRSKNQGGNKITYFSTGMNDQAMVRLELESYLRKALQKDEFHLCYQPLMDLKSGEITCTEALIRWRHPHLGLVSPAQFIPLAEETGLIEEIGAWVLTTACVQTKVWQQNGFPNLGISVNVSAYQFQQHAFIGQVIKALETSGLEPGYLSLELTESAMLEDIAYSISVMKSLQELGVKVSIDDFGTGYSSLSYLRNLPIDTLKIDQSFINNLHDDPSDIAIVKAIITMGQGLSVKIVAEGVETHEQLNLLRDLDCHYAQGYYIEKPLDIAAFEKGFRTMEKVEYTVR